In one window of Mytilus galloprovincialis chromosome 6, xbMytGall1.hap1.1, whole genome shotgun sequence DNA:
- the LOC143077965 gene encoding complement C1q-like protein 3 gives MRLYPANMLSYVIMAVTVLWTCYHVEAGQCDAVQGKTTCITEDLLKMLMGMNKCSCKSTGHRKGAAFFAFLKGVKSFTGNDVLKFEEVTTNIGHAYNPKTGVFTAPENGVYMISCVLMGSASTHVHYYLYKNNNIFSVGFTSRSSVHQASSSTNNWILELKKRDQVYIKHRSSAKEKVHGDHHSYFSGFLIQ, from the exons ATGAGACTTTATCCAGCCAATATGTTGTCATATGTAATTATGGCTGTAACTGTATTATGGACTTGTTATCATGTAGAGGCTGGTCAATGTGATGCTGTGCAAG gAAAGACAACCTGTATAACAGAAGACCTGTTAAAAATGTTGATGGGAATGAATAAATGTTCCTGTAAAAGTACCG GACACAGGAAGGGAGCAGCATTTTTTGCTTTCCTGAAAGGAGTAAAATCTTTTACTGGAAATGATGTATTAAAATTTGAAGAAGTGACAACAAATATTGGTCATGCCTATAATCCAAAGACAGGAGTATTTACAGCACCTGAAAATGGAGTCTATATGATATCGTGTGTCTTGATGGGATCTGCTTCAACCCATGTCCACTACTATTTgtacaaaaacaacaacatattcTCAGTGGGGTTCACCAGCAGGTCAAGTGTTCATCAGGCCAGCTCCAGTACTAATAACTGGATTCTTGAGCTTAAAAAGAGGGATCAAGTGTACATCAAACATAGAAGTAGTGCTAAAGAAAAAGTCCATGGAGATCATCATTCTTATTTTTCTGgttttcttatacaataa
- the LOC143078806 gene encoding uncharacterized protein LOC143078806: MLSWIKPFMQREEQRPLSRNSDQEEDGFLVVGQTKNEKTTIVASEFNSNIDRPPNYMEVDNQALPDYSSALSREVTPNNRQCTSDVYQQSGDNTNNDYSANALQDVPFSVNPKLQLMWGVGHMGMPNQRRYDPSKYEYDFTLEYSILHSSVES, encoded by the exons ATGCTTTCATGGATTAAACCATTTATGCAAAGAGAGGAACAAAGGCCATTAAGTCGGAACAGTGACCAGGAAGAAGATGGCTTTTTAGTTGTTGgacaaactaaaaatgaaaagactaCAATTGTCGCTAGTGAATTTAATTCAAACATAGATAGACCACCCAACTACATGGAG GTAGACAACCAAGCTTTACCAGACTACAGCTCAGCTTTATCAAGGGAGGTTACTCCGAACAATAGACAATGTACAAGTGATGTCTATCAACAAAGTGGAGATAACACTAACAATGATTACTCAGCCAATGCTCTACAGGATGTGCCATTCTCTGTCAATCCTAAACTTCAACTTATGTGGGGAGTAGGTCACATGGGCATGCCAAATCAAAGACGCTACGACCCATCTAAATATGAATATGACTTTACCTTAGAATACTCTATACTTCATTCCAGTGTTGAATCATGA